A stretch of Desulfobacterales bacterium DNA encodes these proteins:
- a CDS encoding 4Fe-4S dicluster domain-containing protein — protein MKVIKVDPEKCTGCHQCELWCGSEIASVGKELPLAINEQPQPVPRVYVEGKKFAIQCRHCDDAPCVKACPNGTMRKDPETGLIYVHEPTCIACWMCVMVCPFAIINPSPTIKVAIKCDRCRNMGYPICAEICPTQAMTIVDRKDYRKKKFTT, from the coding sequence GTGAAAGTCATAAAGGTAGACCCAGAAAAATGTACAGGTTGTCACCAATGCGAGCTGTGGTGCGGCAGTGAAATCGCATCCGTCGGCAAGGAGCTTCCCCTGGCGATCAATGAGCAACCCCAGCCGGTTCCCCGGGTATATGTGGAAGGCAAGAAGTTTGCCATTCAATGCCGTCACTGTGATGACGCGCCCTGCGTGAAAGCCTGCCCCAACGGGACCATGCGCAAGGACCCCGAGACCGGTCTGATTTACGTCCATGAACCGACGTGTATTGCCTGCTGGATGTGCGTGATGGTGTGTCCTTTTGCGATTATCAACCCGTCGCCCACCATCAAGGTTGCAATCAAGTGTGACCGCTGCCGCAATATGGGATATCCGATATGCGCGGAAATATGCCCCACCCAGGCGATGACCATTGTGGACCGCAAGGATTACCGCAAGAAGAAATTTACAACATGA
- a CDS encoding FAD-dependent oxidoreductase, protein MRYIIIGGSAAAISAVEAIRSIDKRSPIDLFSDEKTPLFSRVLLPYYVAEELTKPLLNFRALDFFEENNITAHIGVRVKEISADAKTVQTETGETFEFDKLLLATGGKAIVPNIPGIDKEGISTLKTMADADRVYNLKGKKAVVIGAGSIGVESCISLMRRGLKVTLIEQLSQVLPTVFDDEAASIIKAVVEEMGIEVLTGERATRFTGNGRVQGVVTSTREIECDMVVLAVGVRPDITLAKGAGIEIGSLGGIKIDKQMLTSIPDIYAAGDVCETFDVARNTHFINAIWPMAVEQGQVAGLNMAGQTTEYGGSVRMNSIGNFIGFPAMSMGVTHPQECTYVEEDCHFQEIKTRSKNTYKKIILKNGCIVGAIFVGQTQKSGIITALLRKQVDVTDFIPVLLSRNLNFMDILPLVRRNADRFTEPEFKELMDTGL, encoded by the coding sequence ATGCGATATATAATTATTGGCGGGAGCGCTGCTGCAATCAGTGCCGTCGAGGCGATTCGGTCCATCGACAAACGGTCGCCGATTGATTTGTTCAGCGATGAAAAGACCCCTCTTTTTTCCAGGGTCCTGCTCCCGTACTATGTAGCGGAAGAACTGACCAAGCCGCTGTTGAATTTTCGTGCGCTCGATTTTTTTGAAGAGAACAATATAACGGCTCATATCGGCGTCAGGGTTAAAGAAATTTCAGCCGACGCCAAAACCGTTCAGACCGAAACCGGCGAGACATTTGAGTTCGACAAACTGCTGCTGGCAACCGGCGGCAAAGCCATTGTGCCCAATATTCCGGGCATCGATAAAGAAGGCATTTCGACACTGAAAACCATGGCGGACGCCGACCGGGTCTATAACCTCAAAGGCAAGAAAGCCGTTGTTATCGGGGCCGGCAGCATCGGCGTTGAATCCTGTATCAGCCTGATGCGGCGGGGTCTGAAGGTCACCCTGATCGAGCAGCTCAGCCAGGTGCTGCCCACCGTCTTTGACGACGAGGCCGCTTCCATCATCAAAGCGGTTGTCGAAGAGATGGGCATCGAGGTCCTGACCGGTGAACGGGCAACCCGGTTTACCGGAAACGGCCGTGTCCAAGGCGTTGTTACCAGCACCCGGGAAATCGAGTGCGACATGGTCGTCCTGGCAGTGGGCGTGCGGCCGGACATCACGCTGGCCAAGGGCGCCGGTATTGAAATCGGATCACTTGGGGGCATCAAAATCGACAAGCAGATGCTCACCAGCATTCCCGATATTTACGCGGCCGGGGATGTGTGCGAGACGTTTGATGTCGCCCGCAACACCCATTTCATCAATGCCATCTGGCCCATGGCGGTTGAGCAGGGACAGGTCGCCGGGTTGAATATGGCCGGCCAGACCACCGAATACGGCGGATCCGTCCGGATGAATTCCATCGGCAATTTCATCGGTTTTCCGGCCATGTCCATGGGGGTCACCCATCCCCAGGAATGCACTTATGTGGAGGAAGATTGTCATTTTCAGGAAATCAAAACCCGCAGCAAAAATACCTATAAAAAGATTATTTTGAAAAACGGCTGTATTGTCGGCGCCATTTTTGTCGGGCAGACGCAAAAGTCGGGCATTATCACGGCTTTGCTGCGTAAACAGGTGGATGTCACTGATTTTATTCCGGTCTTGCTGAGCCGGAATTTAAATTTCATGGATATACTGCCGCTGGTGCGGCGCAATGCCGACCGGTTCACCGAGCCTGAATTTAAAGAACTGATGGATACCGGCCTTTAA
- a CDS encoding 4Fe-4S dicluster domain-containing protein gives MKVDEDKCIACKRCFPYCPMGKIQTFKRHEKIHGRVYIEIDQDACTDCGMCLRADICPVQALYQPQEEWPREIRGILSNPLIEFKGSQVPGRGTEEMKTNDVKGTFKPGEVGVGIELGRPGVGAYFRDVELIAMAMMGANIGYQLAEENPVTHFMSDKTTGKLRDDVLGEKATSAIIEGKCKLERLPEALRALQEAAKRVESVFTVEVITKVTPKGEVPIKAVLEKMGIWYSVNTKNNIGIGLPSYDFYGTSK, from the coding sequence ATGAAGGTAGATGAAGATAAATGCATCGCATGCAAACGATGCTTCCCCTATTGTCCCATGGGGAAAATTCAGACGTTTAAACGCCACGAAAAGATCCATGGCCGGGTTTACATCGAGATTGATCAGGATGCCTGCACCGACTGCGGTATGTGTTTGCGGGCCGATATCTGTCCGGTACAAGCCCTGTATCAGCCTCAAGAAGAGTGGCCGCGTGAAATTCGCGGGATTTTGAGCAACCCGTTGATTGAGTTCAAAGGTTCGCAGGTTCCGGGACGCGGCACCGAGGAAATGAAAACCAACGATGTCAAGGGAACCTTTAAGCCCGGCGAAGTCGGGGTGGGAATTGAGCTGGGCCGTCCGGGTGTCGGTGCCTACTTTCGCGATGTTGAACTTATCGCCATGGCGATGATGGGAGCGAATATCGGATATCAACTGGCGGAAGAAAATCCGGTCACCCATTTTATGTCGGACAAAACGACCGGAAAGCTGCGCGACGACGTTCTGGGGGAAAAAGCGACTTCCGCCATCATCGAAGGCAAATGCAAGCTGGAGAGGCTCCCCGAAGCCCTGCGGGCGCTTCAGGAAGCCGCTAAAAGGGTGGAATCGGTCTTTACGGTGGAAGTCATCACCAAGGTGACGCCCAAAGGCGAAGTGCCCATTAAAGCGGTCCTGGAAAAAATGGGGATCTGGTATTCCGTCAACACCAAGAACAACATCGGCATCGGTCTGCCGTCATATGACTTTTATGGGACGAGCAAGTAA
- a CDS encoding GntR family transcriptional regulator encodes MKKRPAAKNNAVSAREKTYEFLKEKVLSGQFRPGARLTEEHLAAELGVSRTPIREALHKLELEGLVRALETRGFCVSQDSIEEIKEVFEIRTILEGYALRYVCKNVQKEIIDKLDAIIEKSEKAYQNQKIDAVFKYNTQFHDTLHGLIAHKPRLLGLIVDLRQYVLRYRKDTLQHMDGARRSIDGHHKIMMALQLEDQDLCERIMREHIQEAREDALYSLFGKN; translated from the coding sequence ATGAAAAAGCGTCCAGCCGCCAAAAACAATGCAGTTTCCGCACGGGAAAAGACTTACGAGTTTCTTAAAGAGAAAGTACTTTCCGGCCAATTTCGGCCCGGTGCAAGACTGACGGAAGAACATCTTGCCGCTGAATTGGGCGTCAGTCGAACACCCATCCGGGAGGCGCTTCACAAGCTGGAACTGGAAGGATTGGTCCGCGCACTGGAGACCCGTGGATTTTGCGTATCACAGGATTCAATCGAAGAAATCAAGGAAGTTTTTGAAATCCGTACGATCCTTGAGGGCTATGCCCTGCGCTATGTCTGCAAAAACGTTCAGAAAGAAATCATCGACAAACTCGATGCCATTATCGAAAAATCCGAAAAAGCCTATCAGAATCAGAAGATCGATGCGGTATTCAAGTATAATACCCAGTTCCATGATACCCTGCACGGATTGATTGCCCATAAACCGCGCCTGCTGGGGTTGATTGTGGACCTGCGTCAATACGTGCTGCGGTATCGCAAGGACACCCTTCAGCATATGGACGGCGCCCGCCGCAGTATCGACGGGCACCATAAAATCATGATGGCCCTGCAACTGGAAGACCAGGACCTGTGTGAACGAATCATGCGGGAGCACATCCAGGAAGCGCGCGAGGATGCCCTGTATTCCTTGTTCGGCAAAAATTAA
- a CDS encoding 4Fe-4S binding protein, giving the protein MKIDQERCIGCGQCLPYCPVKAISMDADLAEIDFDECVECGSCLRMSACPGDTIYQQEMEWPRIIRSVLSNPLTVAVESGIPGRGTEEMKTNEVTGRFKLGQVGIGIEVGRPITGTRLYDVEKVAQAVAGLGVEFEKINPTTSLMSDTRTGKFKDEILNEKVLSAILEFSLKIERLPEIFPVLKKVAGQIDSVFSLVVATRIHPDGSVPTAPYIAASGLWIAPNGKTNVGLGRPLIKED; this is encoded by the coding sequence ATGAAAATCGATCAGGAACGTTGTATCGGCTGTGGCCAATGCCTCCCCTACTGCCCCGTCAAGGCAATTTCAATGGATGCGGATCTGGCGGAAATTGATTTTGACGAGTGCGTTGAATGCGGCAGCTGCCTTCGAATGTCAGCATGCCCGGGAGATACCATCTATCAGCAGGAAATGGAATGGCCGCGAATCATTCGCAGCGTTCTCAGCAACCCGCTGACGGTTGCCGTTGAATCCGGTATTCCCGGCCGGGGAACCGAGGAAATGAAAACCAATGAAGTCACGGGACGCTTCAAGCTGGGCCAGGTCGGCATCGGCATTGAAGTCGGCCGCCCCATTACCGGCACCCGGCTCTATGACGTGGAAAAGGTAGCCCAGGCGGTCGCCGGACTCGGGGTTGAATTTGAAAAGATAAACCCCACCACCAGCCTGATGTCGGATACCCGGACCGGCAAGTTCAAAGATGAAATTTTAAATGAAAAAGTCCTGTCGGCCATTCTGGAGTTTTCGCTGAAAATCGAAAGGCTGCCGGAAATTTTTCCGGTTCTGAAAAAGGTCGCCGGTCAGATCGACAGCGTTTTCAGCCTCGTTGTCGCCACCCGCATCCACCCGGACGGCTCCGTTCCGACGGCGCCGTACATAGCGGCTTCCGGATTATGGATCGCACCCAACGGAAAAACAAACGTCGGCCTAGGCCGTCCGTTGATTAAGGAGGATTAA
- a CDS encoding AEC family transporter — MNDAFQNIFSMYFILIAAYVLQKMKPYPVAVINDLIFYLFLPVTVFYSIVHAPQISWPIFIKTAAAGFCVLLLSALVAAMISKYMGVTGGTRKTFLLGASYGNHAFIGFPVVFAFSGENGLLLALFYLIGTYVYLYSVGFYLMTGHITLSGFVRNPLVISLAAALLCAALEIKPPPLMLKNMELMNRATFPLSMVVVGGGLQLNFFAKTSTLLLLAAAGVVRLIVSPLIATAVGMVLSFPIDQLGICILQSAMPTGVLVTIFSLKYKGDPAFSNALVSLSTLLSIALIPLLFVLLQQRG, encoded by the coding sequence ATGAATGATGCCTTTCAGAATATTTTCAGCATGTATTTCATCCTGATCGCGGCTTATGTATTGCAAAAAATGAAGCCCTATCCGGTTGCGGTAATCAATGATCTCATTTTTTATCTCTTTTTGCCGGTCACTGTTTTTTATTCGATTGTTCATGCCCCGCAGATTTCGTGGCCGATTTTCATTAAAACAGCCGCAGCCGGTTTTTGCGTCCTGTTGTTATCGGCTTTAGTTGCGGCCATGATCAGCAAATATATGGGCGTGACCGGCGGGACGCGCAAAACCTTTCTGCTGGGCGCTTCCTACGGCAATCATGCCTTTATCGGTTTTCCGGTTGTCTTTGCTTTTTCAGGGGAAAACGGACTGCTCCTGGCGTTGTTTTATCTGATCGGCACTTACGTTTATCTGTATAGTGTCGGGTTTTATCTCATGACCGGCCATATCACCCTGTCTGGCTTTGTCCGGAACCCGCTGGTGATATCCCTGGCGGCGGCATTGCTGTGCGCTGCGCTGGAGATAAAACCGCCCCCGCTGATGTTAAAGAATATGGAATTGATGAACCGGGCAACGTTTCCCCTCTCAATGGTCGTGGTGGGAGGGGGGCTGCAGTTGAATTTCTTTGCAAAAACATCGACCCTGCTGTTATTGGCGGCCGCAGGCGTTGTCCGGCTGATTGTTTCCCCCCTGATCGCAACTGCCGTGGGTATGGTTCTGTCCTTCCCCATCGATCAACTGGGAATCTGCATTCTTCAGTCGGCCATGCCCACCGGCGTATTGGTGACCATATTTTCCTTAAAGTATAAAGGCGATCCGGCTTTCAGCAACGCCCTGGTATCCCTGTCGACGCTGTTGAGCATCGCGTTGATCCCGCTGCTGTTTGTCTTGCTGCAGCAGCGGGGATAA